A genomic region of Bradyrhizobium sp. ORS 278 contains the following coding sequences:
- a CDS encoding GcrA family cell cycle regulator produces the protein MPAERQTQPTWTEERLRALKQHFEAGLTCREIAAELGVSRNAVIGKISRLALTRDNGGDSRRVVRAETTRDGARRPVPKLRRRILRAVPNDPPPIVIEEPPAGPVENGCSLFELSKERCRWPISTPGADDFCFCGSKPIEGLPYCPSHTRMAYRVASSR, from the coding sequence ATGCCCGCCGAACGACAGACCCAACCCACCTGGACCGAGGAACGCCTCCGGGCCCTGAAGCAGCACTTTGAAGCCGGGCTGACCTGCCGCGAGATCGCCGCCGAGCTCGGCGTCAGCCGCAATGCCGTGATCGGCAAGATCTCCCGCCTCGCGCTGACGCGCGACAATGGCGGCGACAGCCGGCGCGTGGTCCGCGCCGAAACCACGCGCGACGGCGCCCGCCGCCCGGTGCCGAAACTGCGCCGCCGCATCCTGCGCGCGGTGCCCAACGATCCGCCGCCGATCGTGATCGAGGAGCCGCCGGCCGGCCCGGTCGAGAACGGCTGCTCGCTGTTCGAACTCTCCAAGGAACGCTGCCGCTGGCCGATCTCGACTCCCGGCGCGGATGATTTCTGCTTCTGCGGCTCGAAGCCGATCGAGGGCCTGCCGTATTGTCCGAGCCACACGCGGATGGCGTATCGGGTGGCGTCGTCGCGGTAA
- a CDS encoding tetratricopeptide repeat protein, giving the protein MGRSDRNKGADSAKPGPKAPPPVSAGVLYEAGLQHLGSGRLLDAQMCCEQALATDPNHADSLALMGIIALQTGQHDHAVAWFSRAIRQNPKIDYLTSLGFTLKQMGRLDDALAVFDKAIQLKPDDAELWKHMGGVLLAQNRGADALLSYQHALKINPAHREAAWQCGLLLQEGQRDEEAVHAFTLCLAQQPTDVPSLQMRARSFRRLRRYDDCLADCQRARTLAPDDPLTCNNLGDAFVCLRRYEEALVWFDRALALRPGFVDVLLNRGFALLQLLRFEEAATVYRDILAREPDNAKAAWQLAHVELQCGNYQAGWARREARWAMPDFSPDYPRFSQPKWLGREDIAGRTILIEEDEGFGDNIQFARYLPMVAARSAKVILVVREPLRQLMAGVEGVSQCLAFTPDLQRPAFDMHCPIMSLPLAFGTTLETIPPAGYLPPLPADRVAAWEQRLGSHDRLRVGLVWSGNPHQANDSNRSMPLSTLLPLLEVEADFISLQKELRPADKALLAQERKIRDVTADLTDFAETAALMTCLDVVVTVCTSAAHLAATLGRPTWIMLPYLADWRWLRDREDSPWYPSARLFRQDAGRRFEPVVARVRGELAAKAATLIQPRV; this is encoded by the coding sequence ATGGGCCGCAGTGACCGGAACAAGGGCGCGGACAGCGCGAAGCCCGGCCCGAAAGCGCCGCCGCCGGTGTCGGCGGGCGTTCTGTACGAGGCCGGTCTGCAGCATCTCGGAAGCGGCCGTCTGCTCGACGCCCAGATGTGTTGCGAACAGGCGCTCGCGACCGACCCGAACCACGCCGACAGCCTCGCGCTGATGGGCATCATCGCCCTGCAGACCGGCCAGCACGACCATGCGGTGGCATGGTTCTCGCGTGCCATCCGGCAGAACCCGAAGATCGACTATCTCACCAGCCTCGGCTTCACGCTCAAGCAGATGGGCCGGCTCGATGACGCGCTCGCGGTGTTCGACAAGGCGATCCAGCTCAAGCCGGACGATGCCGAATTGTGGAAGCATATGGGCGGCGTGCTGCTCGCGCAGAATCGCGGTGCCGACGCGCTGCTGAGCTATCAGCATGCGCTGAAGATCAATCCCGCGCATCGGGAAGCGGCCTGGCAGTGCGGGCTGCTGCTGCAAGAGGGGCAGCGCGACGAAGAGGCGGTGCACGCGTTCACGCTGTGCCTTGCGCAGCAGCCGACCGATGTGCCCTCGTTGCAGATGCGCGCCAGATCCTTTCGGAGGCTGCGGCGCTACGACGACTGCCTCGCCGATTGTCAACGGGCCCGGACGCTGGCACCGGACGATCCGCTCACCTGCAACAATCTCGGCGACGCCTTCGTCTGTCTGCGCCGTTACGAAGAGGCGCTCGTCTGGTTCGACAGGGCGCTGGCGCTGCGGCCAGGCTTCGTCGACGTGCTGCTGAACAGGGGCTTTGCGCTGCTGCAACTGTTGCGCTTCGAGGAGGCTGCCACTGTCTACCGCGACATCCTCGCGCGCGAGCCCGACAATGCCAAGGCGGCCTGGCAGCTCGCACATGTCGAGCTGCAATGCGGCAACTACCAGGCAGGCTGGGCGCGACGCGAGGCGCGCTGGGCCATGCCCGATTTTTCGCCCGACTATCCGCGCTTCTCGCAGCCGAAATGGCTGGGGAGGGAGGATATCGCCGGCAGGACCATCCTGATCGAGGAGGATGAAGGCTTCGGCGACAACATCCAGTTCGCGCGCTATCTGCCGATGGTCGCGGCCCGCAGCGCCAAGGTGATCCTGGTGGTGCGCGAGCCGCTGCGACAGCTGATGGCAGGCGTCGAAGGCGTGTCGCAGTGCCTCGCCTTCACGCCGGATTTGCAGCGGCCGGCCTTCGACATGCATTGCCCGATCATGAGCCTGCCGCTCGCGTTCGGCACCACGCTCGAGACCATCCCGCCAGCCGGCTACCTGCCGCCTCTGCCGGCTGATCGTGTCGCAGCCTGGGAGCAGCGACTGGGATCGCACGACCGGCTGCGGGTCGGCCTCGTCTGGTCCGGTAACCCGCACCAGGCCAATGACAGCAACCGCTCGATGCCCCTGTCGACGCTGCTGCCGCTGCTCGAGGTCGAGGCGGACTTCATCAGCCTGCAGAAAGAGCTGCGGCCGGCCGACAAGGCGCTGCTCGCACAAGAGAGAAAAATCCGCGACGTCACCGCTGATCTCACCGATTTCGCCGAGACGGCGGCTCTCATGACCTGTCTCGACGTCGTCGTGACGGTCTGCACCAGCGCCGCGCATCTCGCCGCGACCCTGGGACGGCCGACCTGGATCATGCTGCCCTACCTCGCCGACTGGCGCTGGCTCCGGGATCGAGAGGATAGTCCGTGGTATCCGAGCGCGCGGCTGTTCCGGCAGGATGCCGGCCGCCGCTTTGAGCCGGTCGTCGCGCGCGTGCGGGGCGAGCTGGCGGCGAAGGCGGCGACTCTCATTCAGCCGCGCGTTTAA
- a CDS encoding SDR family oxidoreductase: MKDFAGRTAVITGGGTGMGRELARQLVAEGCNVAMCDVSTEAMAETKRLCEAEGLPQGLRVTTHVADVSIEAQLQRFRDELAEQQATDRIHLLFNNAGIGGGGSLFTNSREQWERTFNICWGGVYLGVRTFLPMLLKADEAHIVNTSSVNGFWASVGMGVSHTAYSAAKFAVKGFTEALINDLRLNAPHIKCSVVMPGHIGTSIVSNSRKVQSGGGSDELSETEIALARQRMKGMGIDVSAMSDQDIQNAARERARSFLEDAPTTAAQAAKIILDGVKAEQWRILVGEDAKLLDMRVRQSPEQAYEPEFFQRFAQEAGWKLG; this comes from the coding sequence ATGAAGGATTTTGCCGGCAGGACCGCTGTGATCACCGGGGGCGGCACGGGCATGGGCCGCGAGCTCGCGCGCCAGCTCGTCGCCGAGGGCTGCAACGTCGCGATGTGCGACGTCTCGACCGAGGCGATGGCCGAGACCAAGCGGCTGTGCGAGGCGGAAGGACTGCCGCAGGGCCTGCGCGTCACCACCCATGTCGCCGACGTCTCGATCGAGGCGCAGCTGCAGCGTTTCCGCGATGAGCTTGCCGAGCAGCAGGCCACCGACAGGATTCATCTCCTGTTCAACAATGCCGGTATCGGCGGCGGCGGAAGCCTGTTCACCAACTCCAGGGAGCAATGGGAGCGCACCTTCAACATCTGCTGGGGCGGCGTCTATCTCGGCGTCCGCACCTTCCTGCCGATGCTGCTGAAGGCCGACGAGGCGCACATCGTCAATACGTCGAGCGTCAACGGCTTCTGGGCCTCGGTCGGCATGGGCGTCTCGCACACCGCCTATAGCGCGGCGAAATTCGCGGTGAAGGGTTTCACCGAGGCACTGATCAACGACCTCCGCCTCAACGCCCCGCACATCAAATGCTCGGTGGTGATGCCCGGTCATATCGGCACCTCGATCGTATCGAACTCGCGGAAAGTGCAAAGCGGCGGCGGATCCGATGAGCTCAGCGAGACCGAGATCGCGTTAGCCCGCCAGCGCATGAAGGGCATGGGCATCGACGTCTCAGCGATGAGCGACCAGGACATCCAGAACGCCGCCCGCGAGCGCGCCCGCAGCTTCCTCGAGGACGCGCCGACGACGGCGGCGCAGGCGGCGAAGATCATCCTCGACGGCGTCAAGGCCGAGCAATGGCGCATCCTCGTCGGCGAAGACGCCAAGCTCCTGGACATGCGCGTGCGCCAGTCGCCGGAGCAGGCCTACGAGCCGGAGTTCTTCCAGCGCTTCGCGCAGGAGGCGGGGTGGAAGCTGGGGTAG
- the ppk2 gene encoding polyphosphate kinase 2 yields the protein MSERETTDERALRELIDEDFRDSMDEELELELGDDQFDEFRRLELGHQAHPSMDRRVYFKELFRLQGELVKLQDWVQHNKLKVVVLFEGRDSAGKGGAIKRITQRLNPRVCRVAALPAPNERERTQWYFQRYATHLPAGGEIVLFDRSWYNRAGVERVMGFCTEDQVEEFFRSVPEFERMLVRSGIILIKYWFSITDEEQQFRFLMRIHDPLKQWKLSPMDVQARSRWEQYTKAKEEMLHRTHIPEAPWWVVEAVDKKRARLNCISHLLSQIPYGEVQHEPVVLPERVRSPDYRREQIPPELYVPSLY from the coding sequence ATGAGCGAACGCGAGACTACCGACGAGCGCGCGCTGCGCGAGCTGATCGACGAGGATTTCCGCGACAGCATGGACGAGGAGCTGGAGCTCGAGCTCGGCGACGACCAGTTCGACGAGTTTCGCCGGCTCGAGCTCGGCCATCAGGCGCATCCGAGCATGGACCGCCGGGTGTATTTCAAGGAGCTGTTCCGGCTGCAGGGCGAGCTGGTGAAGCTGCAGGACTGGGTTCAGCACAACAAGCTCAAGGTCGTGGTGCTGTTCGAGGGCCGCGATTCCGCCGGCAAGGGCGGCGCCATCAAGCGCATCACCCAGCGGCTCAACCCGCGCGTCTGCCGCGTGGCGGCGCTGCCGGCGCCGAACGAGCGCGAGCGCACGCAATGGTATTTCCAGCGCTATGCGACGCATCTGCCGGCCGGCGGCGAGATCGTGCTGTTCGACCGCTCCTGGTACAACCGCGCCGGTGTCGAGCGCGTGATGGGCTTCTGCACCGAGGACCAGGTCGAGGAGTTCTTCCGCTCGGTGCCGGAGTTCGAGCGCATGCTGGTGCGATCCGGCATCATCCTGATCAAGTACTGGTTCTCGATCACCGACGAGGAGCAGCAGTTCCGCTTCCTGATGCGCATCCACGATCCGCTCAAGCAGTGGAAGCTGAGCCCGATGGACGTGCAGGCGCGCAGCCGCTGGGAGCAGTACACCAAGGCCAAGGAGGAGATGCTGCACCGGACGCACATCCCGGAGGCGCCGTGGTGGGTGGTGGAGGCCGTCGACAAGAAGCGCGCGCGGCTGAACTGCATCTCGCATCTCCTCAGCCAGATCCCCTATGGCGAGGTGCAACACGAGCCGGTCGTCCTGCCCGAGCGCGTCCGCAGCCCGGACTATCGCCGCGAGCAGATCCCACCGGAGCTGTACGTGCCGTCGCTGTATTGA
- a CDS encoding acetamidase/formamidase family protein, with protein MAHHHLHASPETCHWGFFESRLKPVLTIDSGDEVTIDSISGGPDVLPDASKFYIPPELLEVHAKSERMVPGHILTGPIAVKGAEVGDVLEVDILDVQLRQDWGYNFIRPLAGTLPDDFHQTRLMNIPLDRERMVGRMPWGLELPLAPFFGVMGTAPPSAWGRITSLIPRAMGGNLDNKELGAGAKLYLPVFVPGALFSCGDGHGVQGDGEVCVTAIETALQGRFRLTVRKDLSFDYPRAETPTHYMTMAMDPDLDQCVVKALRDMIVLLGEKRNLSREDAYTLCSLAADLRVTQTVNGSKGIHCVIAKSVVHG; from the coding sequence ATGGCCCATCATCACCTGCACGCCAGCCCCGAAACCTGTCACTGGGGCTTTTTCGAATCCCGCCTGAAGCCGGTTCTGACGATCGACAGCGGCGACGAGGTCACGATCGATTCGATCAGCGGCGGACCCGACGTGTTGCCGGATGCGAGCAAGTTCTACATTCCGCCGGAATTGCTGGAGGTCCACGCCAAATCCGAGCGCATGGTGCCCGGCCACATCCTGACGGGGCCCATCGCCGTGAAGGGTGCAGAGGTCGGCGACGTGCTGGAGGTCGACATCCTCGACGTCCAGCTGCGCCAGGACTGGGGCTACAATTTCATCCGCCCGCTGGCCGGCACACTGCCCGACGATTTCCACCAAACCCGGCTGATGAACATTCCGCTCGATCGCGAGCGCATGGTCGGCCGGATGCCGTGGGGGCTGGAGCTGCCGCTGGCGCCATTCTTCGGCGTCATGGGCACGGCGCCGCCGTCGGCCTGGGGCCGCATCACTTCGCTGATCCCGCGCGCGATGGGCGGCAATCTCGACAACAAGGAGCTGGGTGCCGGCGCGAAGCTGTATCTCCCGGTGTTCGTGCCGGGGGCGCTGTTCTCCTGCGGCGACGGCCACGGCGTGCAGGGCGACGGCGAGGTCTGCGTCACCGCGATCGAGACCGCGCTGCAGGGCCGCTTCCGCCTCACCGTGCGCAAGGACCTCAGTTTCGACTACCCCCGCGCCGAGACGCCGACGCATTACATGACGATGGCGATGGACCCCGATCTCGACCAGTGCGTGGTCAAGGCGCTGCGCGACATGATCGTGCTGCTCGGCGAGAAGCGTAATCTGTCGCGTGAGGATGCATATACGCTGTGCAGCCTGGCGGCGGATCTGCGCGTGACGCAGACGGTCAACGGCTCCAAGGGCATTCACTGCGTGATCGCGAAATCGGTCGTGCACGGCTGA
- a CDS encoding YdcF family protein has translation MFFVLSKTLGLLALPTNFMIALGLLGAILMLTRFAVLGRRLVASAMLLLAIVGLTPLGSLMLYPLESRFPKWDPAKGAPDGIIVLGGPVDSDLSAIYGMPVTVAGADRVIQAAVLARRYPNARVLFTGGSANLIATDAKEADVGAEILESLGVAKQRLLLERQSRNTYENAIFSKAMIAPKPGERWLLVTSAYHMPRSVGLFRKAGFPVEPYPVDWRVGRVLDFDGVSLQGLRRADIAVREWVGLVAYRLRGRTDDLFPGPT, from the coding sequence ATGTTCTTCGTCCTGTCCAAGACGCTCGGCCTCCTGGCACTGCCGACCAATTTCATGATTGCGCTCGGTCTCCTCGGCGCCATCCTGATGCTGACGCGGTTTGCCGTGCTGGGTCGCAGGCTCGTGGCGTCGGCGATGCTGCTGCTCGCGATCGTCGGCCTGACGCCGCTTGGCAGTCTGATGCTCTACCCGCTGGAGAGCCGGTTTCCGAAATGGGATCCGGCCAAGGGGGCGCCGGACGGCATCATCGTGCTCGGCGGTCCGGTCGATTCCGATCTGTCGGCGATATACGGCATGCCGGTGACGGTGGCCGGCGCAGACCGGGTGATCCAGGCGGCGGTGCTGGCGCGGCGCTATCCGAATGCCCGCGTCCTGTTCACGGGCGGAAGCGCCAACCTGATCGCGACGGACGCCAAGGAGGCCGATGTCGGCGCCGAGATCCTGGAAAGCCTGGGGGTCGCCAAGCAGCGGCTGCTGCTCGAGCGGCAGTCGCGCAACACCTACGAGAACGCGATCTTCTCGAAAGCGATGATCGCGCCCAAGCCGGGCGAGCGCTGGCTGCTGGTGACCTCGGCCTATCACATGCCGCGCTCGGTCGGACTGTTCCGGAAGGCGGGATTCCCGGTCGAGCCTTATCCGGTGGACTGGCGGGTCGGCCGCGTGCTCGACTTCGACGGCGTCTCGCTCCAAGGCCTTCGTCGTGCCGACATCGCCGTGCGCGAATGGGTCGGGCTCGTGGCCTACCGTCTTCGCGGACGCACCGACGACTTATTTCCCGGTCCGACTTAA